The Xanthobacter flavus genome includes a window with the following:
- a CDS encoding HpcH/HpaI aldolase/citrate lyase family protein, translating to MKLPRQFFKPLAIGAPAPYRELPVRLERMIHFVPPHLEKMRAKVPDIARQVDVVLGNLEDAIPSDAKEAARRGFIEMAKATDFGSTGLWTRINCLNSPWVLDDIVEIVSEIGNKLDVIMLPKVEGAWDIHYLDQLLAQLEARHSIEKPILIHAILETAEGVKNVEEIAAASPRMHGMSLGPADLAASRAMKTTRVGGGHPDYKVLADPDGDKPRAGYQQDLWHYTVGKMVDACAANGIKPFYGPFGDFADLAACESQFRNAFLQGCVGAWSLHPTQIEIAKRVFSPDPGEVAFALKILEAMPDGAGAVMIDGKMQDDATWKQAKVIVDLARIVAAKDPEMGKAYGL from the coding sequence ATGAAGCTGCCGCGCCAATTCTTCAAGCCGCTCGCCATCGGCGCGCCCGCACCTTATCGCGAACTGCCGGTGCGGCTGGAGCGCATGATCCATTTCGTGCCGCCGCACCTGGAGAAGATGCGCGCCAAGGTGCCGGACATCGCCAGGCAGGTGGACGTCGTGCTCGGCAATCTGGAGGACGCGATTCCCTCCGACGCCAAGGAGGCCGCGCGCAGGGGCTTCATCGAGATGGCGAAGGCCACCGATTTCGGCTCCACCGGCCTGTGGACCCGCATCAACTGCCTCAACAGCCCGTGGGTGCTGGACGACATCGTCGAGATCGTCAGCGAGATCGGCAACAAGCTGGACGTCATCATGCTGCCCAAGGTCGAGGGCGCCTGGGACATCCACTATCTCGATCAGCTTCTCGCCCAGCTCGAGGCGCGCCATTCCATCGAAAAGCCCATCCTCATCCACGCCATTCTGGAGACCGCCGAGGGCGTGAAGAATGTGGAGGAGATCGCGGCCGCCTCCCCGCGCATGCACGGCATGAGCCTCGGCCCGGCCGATCTTGCCGCCTCCCGCGCCATGAAGACCACCCGCGTCGGCGGCGGCCATCCGGACTACAAGGTGCTGGCCGATCCGGACGGTGACAAGCCGCGCGCCGGCTATCAGCAGGACCTGTGGCATTATACCGTCGGCAAGATGGTGGATGCCTGCGCCGCCAACGGCATCAAGCCGTTTTACGGCCCGTTCGGCGACTTCGCCGACCTCGCCGCGTGCGAGAGCCAGTTCCGAAATGCCTTCCTGCAGGGCTGCGTCGGCGCCTGGTCGCTGCACCCCACGCAGATCGAGATCGCCAAGCGCGTGTTCTCGCCCGATCCGGGCGAGGTGGCGTTCGCGCTCAAGATTCTCGAAGCCATGCCGGACGGCGCGGGCGCGGTGATGATCGACGGCAAGATGCAGGACGATGCCACCTGGAAGCAGGCCAAGGTGATCGTCGACCTTGCCCGCATTGTCGCAGCCAAGGACCCGGAAATGGGCAAAGCCTACGGATTGTGA